In Halobacterium noricense, the genomic stretch TCACACCCGCGGCATGCCCCTCAGCGACGACGTGAATCTCTCGTCGTTCGCCGACGACACGCACGGCTTCGTCGGCGCCGACATCGAGAGCCTCACCAAGGAAGCCGCGATGCGCGCACTCCGGCGCTACCTCCCCGAAATCGACCTCGACGAGGAGGACATCCCGCCGAGCCTCATCGACCGCATGATCGTCAAGCGCGACGACTTCAAGGGCGCGCTCAACGAGGTCGAACCCTCCGCGATGCGGGAGGTCCTCGTCGAACTCCCGAAGCTCTCGTGGGACGACGTCGGCGGCCTCAAGGACGCCAAGGAGGACATCAAGGAAGCCGTCGAGTGGCCGCTCAACCAACCCGAGAAGTTCACCCGCATGGGCATCGACCCGCCCGCCGGCGTGCTGCTGTACGGCCCGCCGGGCACCGGGAAGACGCTGATGGCGAAAGCCGTCGCCAACGAGACTAATGCCAACTTCATCAGCGTCCGCGGCCCGCAACTGCTCTCGAAGTGGGTCGGCGAGTCCGAGAAAGCCATCCGGCAGACGTTCCGGAAGGCCCGCCAGGTCTCCCCCACGGTCATCTTCTTCGACGAGCTCGACAGCCTCGCGCCAGGCCGCGGGCAGGAAGTCGGGAACAACGTCTCCGAGCGCGTCGTCAACCAACTGCTGACGGAGCTGGACGGCCTCGAAGAGATGGAGGAAGTGATGGTCATCGCCGCGACCAACCGCCCCGACATCATCGACCCCGCGCTCATCCGCTCGGGGCGCTTCGACCGCCTCGTCCAAGTCGGCCAACCGAACGTCGAAGGCCGCGAGCAGATTCTGAAGATTCACACGCAGGATATCCCGCTCGCGCCCGACGTCAGCCTCCGCGAACTCGCGGAAGTCACTGACGGCTACGTCGGCAGCGACCTCGCGAACATCACCCGCGAAGCCGCCATCGAGGCGCTCCGCGAGGACGAGGACGCCGAAGAAGTCGAGATGCGGCACTTCCGCCGCGGCATGGAGGACGTCCGCCCCACCGTCACGGAAGACCTCATGGACTACTACGACCGCGTCGAAGAACAGTTCAAAGGCAGTCAGAACCCCGAAACCCGCCGCGAGAGCGGCGGTCATATCGGATTCCAATAGGGCCTTTTTATTGCGAGCGGTGGCCTGCGGCCACCGCTCGATAAAAAGCTACGCTAAAAATCGCGGCGGCCGCCAGTCGCGGCGCTCCGCGCCGCGGTAGTTGGCCGCCGCGACCGCTCGCTCACTTCGTTCGCTCGCGGTGTCCTCACGAACGGAGTGAGTGAGGGCTCGGCAAGCTCTGCTTGCCGGTGAAACGCGCGGCTTCGCCGCGCGTATGCTCGACTCGTACAGCTACCGCGCCGTCCCGGCTCGGCGCTACGCTACGTGGCTGATTCGCTGGTAGACGCGACCGAGTTCTTCCCTGACGACCTGTCGTTCGAGCACCGCGACGCCGGTGACGACGACGAGGAAGCCGACGGCAGTCGAGGGGGTGACTCCTTCCCCGAACAGAATCCACGCCGTGATGGCGGCGAAGATGGGGACGGCGTACGCGACGAGGTTCGTCCGGACCGGGCCGATTCTCCGGATGAGGATGAAGAAGATGGGGTAGGCGACGGCCGTCGAGAGCACGCCGAGCACCAGCACCGCGTAGAGGATTGGCGTCGTGACGACGGCGTCGGCCGCCGACTCGCCGATGCCGACGCTCACCACGTGGAGGAGCGCAGCGCCGAGTGCCATCGCCCACGCAGTCAGCGGGATGCTGTCGAGGGTGGCGTCCACGCGCCGCAGAAGCACGCTCCCGAGCGCGACCGCCGCCGCCGCGGCGAGCACGGATAGCTGGCCGATGGTCGACCCGGACGTCAGCGTCTCCGGTGATGGCTGGACGATGATGGCGACGCCGACCAAGCCGACTGCGATGCCGACGAGGCTGACCGCGTCGAGGCGTTGGTCGAGGAGGACGAACGCGAACGCGGGCGCGAGAATCGGGTTCAGGCCGTACATCACGGAGGCGGCAGCCGGCGTTATCGCCTGCTGGCCGAGGAAGAGGAAACCGTTGTTCCCCGCAATAAGCGCGACCGCGCCGACGGTGATGCCGGCGTAGTCGGCACGACTCTGCGGGACCCACGTGCCGTAGCGCCACGCGACGAACACCAGGAGGAGGGGAACGGCGACGTCGAACCGGAGCGCGGCGAAGAACACCGGCGGGAGCGCGCTCAGCCCGGTCTTGATGGCGACGAACGAGAACCCCCACAGCACCGCGAGCAGGACGAAAAGCCCCGCGTGCAGGTAGCGAGCGTCGTTCATGGCGACGGAGAGCGTGCGGCAGACATTCGAGTGTGGTCGTGGTACGGCGCGAGCGAGGATAAGTTCGGCTGAACCGGAACGACGGCACACAGCGGCCGCCGGAACGGTCGCGTTCAGCAGGCGCTGACGAGCGCGAGAAGACGGAGAGAGAAGTCGGGCGTTACTCGACGAGGACCGCGTTGACCTGGCCGTCCTGGCCGGGGCGCGAAGTGACGCGGGCGCGGCCGGCGTCCGTCTCGATGATGGCGCCCTTCGTGATGATGCTCCGGCGGGCGTAGTTCGGGTTCGCGCCGTTTTCGACGACGTCCTCGATGGTGGCGCGGACGGCGCCGTCGTCGGTGGCGACGTTGGCGACGTTCGTGGAGAGCGCGCGGACCTTCTCGTTGTCGCCGCGTGCGTCGACGGTTCGGAAGCGCTGTTCGCCGACGGTCGTCTCCGTGGGCGAGCGGCCCGTCTTGGACTTCTTCTTCTTGCTCTGGGGACGGAGTCGCGCGCCGGTCTTCGAGCGCTTGGAGCGGCCTTGGTATTGCATACCCGGGAAGTGGCGCAGGACGTACTTGAAAGGCTCGGTTGGACGGGAATAGCGGGTTTTACCGGCGTCGCCGCCGTCGCGGTTCCCATGAGCCTCCGGGTCGCGGTCGCCGCGCCGTTCAAGCAGAAGGGCAAGCGCAGGATACCTGAACAGGCGTTCGTGGTGGCGCTGTCGCTGGACCGCGACTGGATGAGTCCCGACCAGGCCAAGCGCCTGCTGGACGTCGCGACCGGCGAGGGCCTCGTCGAGCGCGCGGACGGCGAACTCGTCGCGGACTTCGACCCCGAGAGCGTGGAGATTCCGGACGACTTCACGCCCGAGGCGTCGCTGTTCCAGGAGCGGTCGGCGTTCGAGCGCGCGCTCGACGCCGTGGTCGACGCCGGCCACGACCGACAAGAGACGGTCGCCGCGGTGAACCAGCTCCAGCAGGAGCTCGGGGTCACGGCTGACGCGGCGGCGGTCGTGTACGCGCGCCGGCAGGGCGTCGACGTGGACGGTGCGGCGGCGAAAGCACGCAGCGAACTGGAGGGCTAAGATGGTCGAAAACACCGAGACAGACGGCAAACGATTGGCGGAACTGTTGTCGAGTGAAGTGACCGGCCACGAGAACGCGCCGTACGACGCGCTCGCGGTGACGAACGCGGACTCGGACGTGGAGCCGACGACGGACGGCGCGCGCGCCTACGACGTCGAACGCGACGGCGAGCGGCTGGCGAGGGTCTACGTACAGCCCGACCGAGCGCGAGTGGAGCTGTACGACGGTCTCGAAGCCGCCGAACGGAAGGCCGAGGACGGCGACCTGCGCGCGCGGCCGGTCGGCGGGCAGCCGCCGCGGCTGCTCGTGTTCGTGACCACGGGCGCGGAAGTCAAGCGCGCGCTGGACGTGCTCGGCGCGGCGGCCGACGCGTCATCCCGGTGATCGCGTAATCGAGCGTGGACGACGGAAAGCGAATTGCTTTTGCTGGTCTGCCGGGACGGCGACGTATGAGCTTCTTCGACGACCTCGCGGCGCGCATCGAGGACGCCGACACCGTGGTCAGTGTCGGCCTCGACCCGGACCTCGACCGACTCCCCGAGGAGGTGCGCGACCACGACTTGCCGCGGTGGGCGTTCAACCGCCGCATCATCGACGCGACCCACGAGCACGCGGCCGTCTTCAAGCCGAACGCGGCGTTCTACGAGGACGCGGACGGCTGGCGCGCGCTCCGCGAGACGGTGGCGTACGCCCACGGGAAGGACGTGCCCGTGCTGCTGGACGCCAAGCGCGCGGACATCGGGAATACGGCCCGCCAGTACGCCGACGTGCTGGAGTACGCGGACGCCATCACGGTCAACCCCTATCTCGGCGAGGACGCGCTCCAGCCGTTCCTCTCCCAGGAGGAGGCGGGCGTGTTCGTGCTCTGCCGGACGTCGAATCCGGGCGGGATGGACTTCCAGCACCTCGAACTTGCGGCGTACGACCGCCGGCTCTACGAGCACGTCGCCGAGCGCGCCGCCGGCTGGAACGACGAGTACGACAACATCGGGCTCGTCGTCGGCGCGACCGCGCCCGAAGAGTTAGAAGAACTGCGCGACCGCGTGCCCGAACTCCCGTTCCTCGTGCCGGGCGTGGGCGCGCAGGGCGGCGACGCGGAGGCCGCGGTCCAGTACGGGCTGAACGACGAGGGCGTCGGCCTCGTGAACTCCACGCGTGGCATCATCTT encodes the following:
- a CDS encoding 30S ribosomal protein S8e, which produces MQYQGRSKRSKTGARLRPQSKKKKSKTGRSPTETTVGEQRFRTVDARGDNEKVRALSTNVANVATDDGAVRATIEDVVENGANPNYARRSIITKGAIIETDAGRARVTSRPGQDGQVNAVLVE
- a CDS encoding CDC48 family AAA ATPase yields the protein MNEVQLEVAKAYPNDSGRGIARLDPDTLLHLKLSPGDIIEIEGAETTAAKVWRADRQDWNTDTIRIDGFTRQNADVGIGERVKIRKADAQKADRLVLAPPEDASVQFGSDAAGMVKRQILKRPVVSRDIVPVMSSTNHPFMRSPGQAIPLIAVETEPEGVCLITEDTDVELREEPISGFERTGGGITYEDIGGLESEIQRVREMVELPMKHPQIFQKLGIEPPQGVLLHGPPGTGKTLLAKAVANETSASFFSIAGPEIISKYYGESEQQLREIFEDAKEDSPSIIFIDELDSIAPKREDVTGEVERRVVAQLLTMMDGLEGRGQVIVIAATNRVDAVDPALRRPGRFDREIEIGVPDEVGREEILKIHTRGMPLSDDVNLSSFADDTHGFVGADIESLTKEAAMRALRRYLPEIDLDEEDIPPSLIDRMIVKRDDFKGALNEVEPSAMREVLVELPKLSWDDVGGLKDAKEDIKEAVEWPLNQPEKFTRMGIDPPAGVLLYGPPGTGKTLMAKAVANETNANFISVRGPQLLSKWVGESEKAIRQTFRKARQVSPTVIFFDELDSLAPGRGQEVGNNVSERVVNQLLTELDGLEEMEEVMVIAATNRPDIIDPALIRSGRFDRLVQVGQPNVEGREQILKIHTQDIPLAPDVSLRELAEVTDGYVGSDLANITREAAIEALREDEDAEEVEMRHFRRGMEDVRPTVTEDLMDYYDRVEEQFKGSQNPETRRESGGHIGFQ
- a CDS encoding DUF2240 family protein; its protein translation is MSLRVAVAAPFKQKGKRRIPEQAFVVALSLDRDWMSPDQAKRLLDVATGEGLVERADGELVADFDPESVEIPDDFTPEASLFQERSAFERALDAVVDAGHDRQETVAAVNQLQQELGVTADAAAVVYARRQGVDVDGAAAKARSELEG
- a CDS encoding DMT family transporter; this translates as MNDARYLHAGLFVLLAVLWGFSFVAIKTGLSALPPVFFAALRFDVAVPLLLVFVAWRYGTWVPQSRADYAGITVGAVALIAGNNGFLFLGQQAITPAAASVMYGLNPILAPAFAFVLLDQRLDAVSLVGIAVGLVGVAIIVQPSPETLTSGSTIGQLSVLAAAAAVALGSVLLRRVDATLDSIPLTAWAMALGAALLHVVSVGIGESAADAVVTTPILYAVLVLGVLSTAVAYPIFFILIRRIGPVRTNLVAYAVPIFAAITAWILFGEGVTPSTAVGFLVVVTGVAVLERQVVREELGRVYQRISHVA
- the pyrF gene encoding orotidine-5'-phosphate decarboxylase, whose product is MSFFDDLAARIEDADTVVSVGLDPDLDRLPEEVRDHDLPRWAFNRRIIDATHEHAAVFKPNAAFYEDADGWRALRETVAYAHGKDVPVLLDAKRADIGNTARQYADVLEYADAITVNPYLGEDALQPFLSQEEAGVFVLCRTSNPGGMDFQHLELAAYDRRLYEHVAERAAGWNDEYDNIGLVVGATAPEELEELRDRVPELPFLVPGVGAQGGDAEAAVQYGLNDEGVGLVNSTRGIIFAGEDSPEWARAASEAARRLKNRLNEHR